Proteins co-encoded in one Marmota flaviventris isolate mMarFla1 chromosome 9, mMarFla1.hap1, whole genome shotgun sequence genomic window:
- the Stx3 gene encoding syntaxin-3 translates to MKDRLEQLKAKQLTQDDDADEVEIAIDNTAFMDEFFSEIEETRLNIDKISEHVEEAKKLYSIILSAPIPEPKTKDDLEQLTTEIKKRANNVRNKLKSMERHIEEDEIRSSADLRIRKSQHSVLSRKFVEVMTKYNEAQVDFRERSKGRIQRQLEITGKKTTDEELEEMLESGNPAIFTSGIIDSQISKQALSEIEGRHKDIVRLESSIKELHDMFMDIAMLVENQGEMLDNIELNVMHTVDHVEKARDETKRAVKYQGQARKKLIIIIVIVVVLLGILALIIGLSVGL, encoded by the exons AAGCAGCTGACACAGGATGATGATGCCGATGAGGTGGAGATCGCTATTGACAACACAGCTTTCATGGATGAGTTCTTTTCTGAG ATCGAGGAGACTCGGCTCAACATTGACAAGATCTCAGAGCATGTGGAGGAAGCAAAGAAACTCTACAGTATCATTCTCTCTGCACCAATTCCAGAGCCAA AAACCAAGGATGACCTTGAGCAGCTCACAACCGAGATCAAGAAAAGGGCCAACAATGTCCGGAACAAACTAAAGA GCATGGAGAGGCATATTGAAGAAGATGAAATCCGCTCATCAGCAGACCTTCGGATTCGGAAATCTCAG CACTCCGTCCTCTCTCGGAAGTTTGTGGAGGTGATGACCAAGTACAATGAGGCTCAGGTGGACTTTCGTGAACGCAGCAAAGGGCGAATCCAGCGGCAGCTTGAAATTA CTGGCAAAAAGACAACAGAtgaggagctggaggagatgcTAGAGAGTGGCAACCCTGCCATCTTCACTTCTGGG ATCATCGACTCGCAGATTTCCAAGCAAGCCCTCAGTGAGATCGAGGGTCGGCATAAGGACATTGTGAGGCTGGAGAGCAGCATTAAAGAACTTCATGACATGTTTATGGACATCGCCATGCTGGTGGAGAACCAG GGCGAGATGTTAGATAACATAGAGTTGAATGTCATGCACACAGTGGACCATGTGGAGAAGGCACGAGACGAAACTAAAAGAGCTGTGAAATATCAGGGTCAGGCCCGAAAG AAATTGATAATTATCATTGTGATAGTAGTTGTGTTGCTGGGCATTTTAGCATTGATTATTGGACTTTCCGTTGGGCTGTAA